One genomic segment of Erysipelotrichaceae bacterium 66202529 includes these proteins:
- a CDS encoding SpoVA/SpoVAEb family sporulation membrane protein → MDKKTLQDTAKKHVPAQHKGRNALIAFISGGALAVVAQLFMMLCMDMFGWKQDTAVSVTVVTVILITALLTGFGIYDKAAQKCGAGLFIPISGFANCLTSCAMEGRTEGPIFGIGSNMFKLAGSVLTYGIAAAFVFGTIRYLLFGA, encoded by the coding sequence ATGGATAAGAAAACATTGCAGGATACTGCAAAGAAGCATGTACCTGCTCAGCACAAGGGCAGAAATGCATTGATTGCATTCATCAGCGGGGGAGCTCTTGCTGTTGTAGCACAGCTGTTTATGATGCTATGCATGGATATGTTTGGATGGAAGCAGGATACAGCGGTATCGGTAACGGTCGTCACTGTGATTCTGATCACGGCGCTGTTGACCGGCTTTGGTATTTATGACAAGGCAGCACAGAAGTGCGGTGCCGGATTATTTATACCAATCAGCGGATTTGCGAACTGTCTGACATCGTGTGCGATGGAAGGCAGAACGGAGGGGCCGATATTCGGGATAGGAAGCAATATGTTTAAGCTGGCAGGCTCTGTACTGACCTATGGTATCGCAGCAGCGTTTGTATTCGGTACAATTCGCTACCTGCTGTTTGGAGCCTGA
- a CDS encoding N-acetylmuramoyl-L-alanine amidase, whose amino-acid sequence MRTIRRWLRLLILFAVIGALSAAGIHAYEWISDKTATSTLQVEAASYETTPIIVLDAGHGGYDTGSVSYDGVYEKDITLAITQKTGELLQEAGYSVVYTRNDDEVSWSDDNKDDLRTRVAIAEEAAADYYISIHTNASEYGDGASGFEAYLNYENETIAAMASSIESNLMELQYTQSRGLKSTEDTSLYVIDSNSVPAMLLELGFITDSADAAYMSSEDGQNAIAQSIAQGIMEHL is encoded by the coding sequence ATGAGAACAATACGAAGATGGCTGCGGCTGCTTATCCTGTTTGCCGTGATTGGTGCATTATCCGCAGCTGGTATTCATGCATATGAATGGATCAGTGATAAAACAGCAACCAGTACTTTACAAGTAGAGGCAGCATCCTATGAGACAACACCAATCATCGTACTGGATGCAGGACATGGGGGCTATGATACCGGCAGCGTTTCCTATGACGGAGTTTATGAAAAGGATATCACGCTTGCCATTACGCAGAAAACTGGAGAGCTGCTGCAGGAGGCAGGCTACAGCGTTGTGTATACACGAAATGATGATGAGGTCAGCTGGTCAGATGACAATAAGGATGATCTGCGCACCCGTGTTGCTATCGCAGAGGAAGCAGCTGCGGATTATTATATTTCCATACATACCAATGCCAGTGAATACGGAGATGGTGCCAGCGGCTTTGAAGCCTATCTCAATTATGAAAATGAAACGATAGCTGCCATGGCATCCTCTATTGAAAGCAATCTGATGGAGCTGCAGTATACACAAAGCCGCGGCTTGAAAAGCACAGAGGATACCTCTTTGTATGTGATTGACAGCAACAGCGTTCCTGCTATGCTGCTGGAGCTTGGCTTTATCACAGACAGTGCGGATGCCGCCTATATGAGCAGTGAGGACGGACAGAATGCCATCGCACAAAGCATTGCACAGGGAATCATGGAGCACCTATAG
- a CDS encoding NUDIX domain-containing protein, with the protein MQKKISSKQVYEGTIFHMTRDEVEIKGSIYPRDVIHHDGGVGVLAIKNGKILLVKQYRYAIQKETLEVPAGKLEKGEDPYLCGLRELEEESGYTSEKLETLCSMYSTPGFCSEKIYLYWTKKLQPVEHPRPMDEDEEIETLWVDIRKAAAMVNDGTIEDAKTIIAVQYANLYLI; encoded by the coding sequence ATGCAGAAAAAAATATCTTCAAAGCAGGTATATGAAGGAACCATATTTCATATGACCAGAGATGAAGTGGAAATCAAGGGATCGATTTATCCCCGTGATGTCATCCATCATGATGGCGGTGTCGGTGTTCTTGCCATAAAGAATGGCAAAATTTTGCTGGTAAAGCAATACCGCTATGCGATACAGAAGGAAACGCTGGAAGTGCCTGCCGGAAAGCTGGAAAAGGGTGAAGACCCTTATCTTTGCGGACTGCGTGAGCTGGAGGAAGAAAGCGGTTATACAAGTGAGAAGCTGGAAACCCTGTGTTCCATGTACTCCACGCCGGGCTTTTGCAGTGAGAAAATCTATCTGTACTGGACAAAGAAGCTGCAGCCGGTCGAGCATCCACGTCCCATGGATGAGGATGAGGAAATTGAAACTCTCTGGGTGGATATTCGTAAGGCAGCTGCAATGGTCAATGATGGAACCATTGAGGATGCAAAGACGATTATCGCCGTTCAATATGCAAATCTGTACCTAATTTAA
- a CDS encoding HD domain-containing protein yields the protein MDNKERFLSIYREHIHREGSEKLLEYLLSEHSDFFRAPASTRFHGSHAQGLLEHSLNVYDCLKDYLDRTRVKECYHMNYNEETIAIVALLHDICKINCYKESMRNQKVNGQWVQVPFYEFDDRLPYGHGEKSVYIITGFMRLSREEAFAIRYHMGFSGSEEVRNVGAAFEMYPLAFALSTADMEATYYLEEK from the coding sequence ATGGATAACAAGGAACGGTTTTTATCAATTTACAGGGAGCATATCCATCGGGAGGGCAGTGAGAAGCTGCTGGAATATCTGCTGTCGGAGCATAGTGATTTTTTTCGGGCACCTGCCAGTACGCGGTTTCACGGTTCCCATGCACAGGGTCTGCTGGAGCATAGTCTCAATGTATATGACTGCTTAAAGGATTACCTGGATCGTACGCGTGTAAAGGAATGCTATCATATGAATTACAATGAGGAAACGATTGCAATCGTAGCGCTATTGCACGATATTTGTAAAATCAACTGTTATAAGGAAAGTATGCGGAATCAGAAGGTAAACGGACAATGGGTACAGGTTCCTTTTTATGAGTTTGATGACAGACTGCCATACGGTCATGGGGAAAAGAGTGTTTATATCATTACAGGCTTTATGCGTCTGAGCAGGGAGGAAGCATTTGCCATCCGTTATCATATGGGATTTAGCGGCAGTGAAGAGGTGCGCAATGTCGGCGCAGCCTTTGAAATGTATCCGCTTGCGTTTGCCTTGAGTACAGCGGATATGGAAGCAACCTATTATCTGGAAGAAAAGTAA
- a CDS encoding Ku protein, with the protein MAVAHKGAISFGLVHIPIQMYRTTRDVDISFNQLCRKTHERVHYKKYCGHCDKELKAADIVKGYQYEKDKYVIMDNEEIDALKAEKDRTITILQFTELDEIDDIYYEKNYYAVPEKHAEKAYELLRDAMAKLHVVAVAKTVIGTKETLLALCPSDDGILVKTLFYAEEIADNPKAFAHPKLVKAESDMAKQLIQSMTKPFDPADYHDEFQERLRSAIEEKISGQHIVHASDRKQDNATPVDLMEALQQSLSEMKPKGRRRSVKH; encoded by the coding sequence ATGGCAGTTGCACATAAGGGAGCGATATCCTTCGGACTGGTACATATCCCGATTCAGATGTACCGTACAACCAGAGATGTGGATATTTCCTTTAATCAGCTTTGCAGGAAAACGCATGAGCGCGTCCATTATAAAAAATACTGCGGACATTGCGATAAGGAATTAAAAGCAGCCGATATTGTCAAGGGCTATCAGTATGAAAAGGATAAATACGTTATTATGGATAATGAGGAAATTGATGCTTTGAAAGCAGAAAAAGATCGTACCATCACCATTCTGCAATTCACGGAGCTGGATGAAATCGATGACATCTATTATGAAAAGAATTACTATGCCGTTCCGGAAAAGCATGCGGAAAAGGCATATGAGCTGCTGCGGGATGCCATGGCGAAACTGCACGTTGTAGCTGTTGCTAAAACGGTAATCGGTACAAAGGAAACACTGCTGGCTCTGTGTCCCAGCGATGATGGTATTTTGGTGAAGACACTATTTTATGCGGAGGAGATAGCGGATAATCCCAAAGCCTTTGCACATCCCAAGCTGGTAAAGGCGGAAAGCGATATGGCAAAGCAGCTCATTCAGTCCATGACAAAGCCCTTTGATCCGGCAGATTATCACGATGAATTTCAGGAGCGCCTGCGCAGTGCCATAGAGGAAAAAATCAGCGGACAGCACATCGTCCATGCAAGCGACCGCAAACAGGATAATGCAACACCTGTGGATCTGATGGAAGCACTGCAGCAGTCTTTGTCAGAAATGAAGCCTAAGGGCAGACGCAGGAGTGTAAAGCACTGA